In Streptococcus uberis, a single window of DNA contains:
- the glpO gene encoding type 1 glycerol-3-phosphate oxidase, producing the protein MEFSRETRRLALQKMQERDLDLLIIGGGITGAGVALQAAASGLDIGLIEMQDFAEGTSSRSTKLVHGGLRYLKQFDVEVVSDTVSERAVVQQIAPHIPKPDPMLLPVYDEPGSTFNMFRLKVAMDLYDLLAGVSNTPAANKVLTKEEVLEKQPNLQKENLLGGGVYLDYRNNDARLVIENIKRANRDGALIASHVKAEDFIFDDFGKVIGVVAKDLFTDEIIKIKAKTVINTTGPWSDTVRNFSNKGEKIKQMRPTKGVHLVVDRQKLNVTQPIYVDTGLKDGRMVFVLPREEKTYFGTTDTDYSGDLKHPTVTKEDVDYLLDVINRRFPEANLSIDDIESSWAGLRPLLAGNSASDYNGGNSGKLSDNSFENLIQTVQEYVDQKVDRATVEQAIHSVETSNSEKDLDPSSVSRGSSFERDENGLFTLAGGKITDYRKMAEGALKGIIAVLQKDFGKSFKLINSTTYPVSGGELNPAKVDSELEAYAQLGTLSGLSMSDARYLANLYGSNAPKVFALTRKIKACKDLSLAETLSLYYAMDYEMALRPTDYFLRRTNHMLFNRKEMESLIQPVIAEMASHFDWTEVEKQTYENELIQTLKDNDLESLKAK; encoded by the coding sequence ATGGAATTTTCAAGAGAAACGAGAAGACTTGCCCTTCAAAAAATGCAAGAACGAGATTTAGATTTGCTAATAATTGGCGGGGGGATTACTGGTGCAGGGGTAGCACTTCAAGCAGCGGCTAGCGGTTTAGATATTGGCCTTATTGAAATGCAAGATTTTGCAGAAGGTACTTCAAGTCGCTCTACCAAATTAGTTCACGGTGGTTTGCGTTATTTAAAACAATTTGATGTTGAAGTTGTTTCAGATACTGTTTCTGAACGCGCTGTGGTTCAACAGATTGCACCTCATATTCCAAAACCAGATCCAATGTTGCTACCTGTCTATGATGAACCTGGAAGTACCTTTAACATGTTCCGTTTAAAAGTAGCAATGGATTTATATGATTTGTTAGCAGGTGTTAGCAATACGCCTGCAGCAAATAAAGTATTAACAAAAGAAGAAGTTTTAGAAAAACAACCTAATCTTCAAAAGGAAAACCTTTTAGGGGGTGGAGTTTACCTTGACTATAGAAACAATGATGCTCGCTTAGTTATCGAAAATATTAAAAGAGCTAATAGAGATGGTGCGCTTATTGCGAGTCATGTCAAAGCTGAAGATTTTATTTTTGATGATTTTGGGAAAGTCATTGGTGTTGTTGCAAAAGACTTGTTTACAGATGAAATAATAAAGATAAAAGCAAAGACTGTTATCAATACAACTGGTCCGTGGAGTGATACTGTTCGCAATTTCTCAAATAAGGGAGAGAAAATCAAACAAATGAGACCAACTAAGGGAGTACATCTTGTTGTAGACCGTCAAAAGTTAAACGTTACTCAGCCTATTTATGTTGATACTGGTTTGAAAGATGGCCGAATGGTATTTGTTTTACCACGTGAGGAAAAAACCTATTTTGGAACAACTGATACAGATTATTCAGGCGATCTAAAACACCCAACTGTGACTAAAGAAGATGTCGATTATTTACTAGATGTCATTAATAGACGTTTCCCTGAAGCAAATCTAAGTATTGATGACATTGAAAGTTCTTGGGCAGGATTACGTCCGCTTTTAGCAGGAAATAGTGCTTCAGATTATAATGGAGGCAATAGCGGCAAACTATCTGATAATAGCTTTGAAAACCTTATTCAAACGGTTCAAGAATATGTTGATCAAAAAGTAGATAGAGCAACAGTTGAACAGGCAATCCACTCTGTTGAAACAAGTAATTCAGAAAAAGATTTAGACCCATCATCAGTTTCTCGAGGGTCAAGTTTTGAAAGAGACGAAAATGGCTTATTTACACTAGCAGGTGGAAAAATCACAGACTATCGGAAAATGGCCGAGGGTGCTTTAAAAGGAATTATTGCTGTACTGCAAAAAGATTTTGGTAAAAGCTTTAAATTAATCAATTCAACAACTTATCCAGTTTCAGGTGGAGAACTTAATCCTGCTAAAGTGGATTCTGAATTAGAAGCCTATGCTCAACTCGGAACCCTTAGTGGATTATCCATGTCTGATGCGCGATATTTGGCTAATCTTTATGGATCAAATGCTCCAAAAGTGTTTGCCTTAACTCGAAAAATTAAAGCATGTAAAGACTTAAGTTTAGCAGAAACCTTATCTCTTTATTATGCAATGGATTATGAAATGGCTTTAAGACCGACGGATTATTTCTTAAGAAGAACAAATCACATGCTCTTTAATCGTAAAGAGATGGAATCCTTGATTCAACCTGTAATTGCAGAAATGGCTTCTCATTTTGATTGGACAGAAGTTGAAAAACAAACATATGAAAATGAGTTGATACAGACATTAAAAGATAATGATTTAGAAAGCTTAAAAGCAAAATAG
- a CDS encoding helix-turn-helix domain-containing protein codes for MKIDQLMDKESRAQYQLLVYLYERKDGASIKEVLQKMGLTKVTLIKYISNLNTLFQENNLSCIVCVDDINIKVLEKHHFTWQEVISLLLQNSISYQILKYLMCNEFFNVTFLAQELAVSEATFNRQLSFINSCLEEFDIAIYQGKQVGSELNWRYFYFELFQVTLTEYEWKKMCSDLDFDHLSYLCEKIIGEKLPTKKVSDLALWLAISQKRLLFQKDKKLPLHIEVDYIEENVFYKRLERLMLRFLSRYAIEFDRFESKSLFIFLHSHHILPIRTMEYILGFGGPISDKISEALWLLKKAQIIADKTKEEIIYALGIFFSKSTFFNGTILASDSNDKTLYQLVSDEDIDKIELVLRHLFILCGDKGESSDLAIQLRSYLLELLVFSIERHHKPLKIALEIGAHSVKNAMIQLSIQSYLDNNRNYQFVSLSEKADCLITFENRIQELAIPHFHLKSYTSPFELSELQLFLEDRLKAKNSPLEYK; via the coding sequence ATGAAAATTGATCAGTTAATGGATAAGGAGAGTAGAGCTCAATATCAATTATTAGTATACTTATATGAACGAAAAGACGGCGCTTCGATTAAAGAAGTTCTACAGAAAATGGGATTAACAAAAGTGACTTTAATAAAGTACATTTCTAATCTCAATACTTTATTTCAAGAAAATAATTTGTCTTGTATCGTTTGTGTGGATGATATCAATATAAAAGTCTTAGAAAAGCATCATTTTACTTGGCAGGAGGTTATCTCACTCCTATTACAAAATTCGATTTCATATCAAATTTTAAAGTATTTGATGTGTAATGAATTTTTCAATGTAACATTTTTAGCCCAAGAGTTAGCAGTAAGTGAGGCAACCTTTAATCGTCAATTATCGTTTATTAATTCTTGTTTAGAAGAATTTGATATTGCTATTTATCAGGGAAAACAAGTTGGAAGTGAATTAAACTGGCGTTATTTTTATTTTGAACTTTTTCAAGTCACACTAACAGAATATGAATGGAAAAAAATGTGTAGCGATCTTGATTTTGATCATTTAAGTTATTTATGTGAAAAGATAATCGGTGAAAAACTACCTACTAAAAAAGTGAGTGACTTAGCATTATGGCTTGCTATTTCCCAAAAACGTTTGCTCTTTCAAAAAGACAAAAAATTACCTCTTCATATTGAGGTTGACTATATTGAAGAAAACGTTTTTTATAAACGTTTAGAACGTCTCATGTTGCGTTTCTTAAGTCGATATGCCATTGAATTTGATCGTTTTGAATCAAAAAGTCTCTTTATTTTTTTACATTCCCATCATATACTACCCATAAGAACTATGGAATATATACTTGGATTTGGAGGTCCGATTTCTGATAAGATATCAGAAGCCTTGTGGCTTTTAAAAAAAGCACAAATTATTGCTGATAAAACCAAAGAAGAAATCATTTATGCATTGGGTATTTTTTTCTCAAAGTCAACTTTCTTTAATGGAACCATCTTGGCAAGTGATAGCAATGATAAGACACTCTATCAGTTAGTTTCTGATGAGGATATAGATAAAATAGAACTAGTTTTGCGACATCTTTTTATTCTATGTGGCGATAAAGGTGAAAGTTCAGATTTGGCTATTCAGTTAAGATCATATTTATTGGAACTTTTGGTTTTTTCTATTGAACGTCACCATAAACCTCTAAAAATTGCACTAGAAATCGGTGCTCATTCTGTTAAAAATGCTATGATTCAATTAAGTATTCAAAGTTATTTAGACAATAATAGGAATTACCAATTTGTTTCTTTATCTGAAAAAGCAGATTGTCTTATCACTTTTGAAAATAGGATACAAGAATTGGCAATCCCACATTTTCATTTAAAATCTTATACGTCACCTTTTGAACTAAGTGAATTACAGCTTTTCTTAGAGGACAGATTAAAAGCCAAAAACAGTCCTCTAGAATATAAATAA
- a CDS encoding DUF896 family protein, translating to MDPKKIARINELAKKKKTVGLTGPEKVEQAKLREEYIEGYRRSVRHHIEGIKLVDEKGNDVTPEKLKQIQREKGLHGRSLDDPKS from the coding sequence ATGGATCCTAAAAAAATTGCTCGGATTAATGAACTGGCTAAAAAGAAAAAAACGGTTGGTTTAACAGGTCCTGAGAAAGTTGAACAAGCTAAGTTACGCGAAGAATACATTGAAGGTTACCGTCGTTCAGTTCGTCACCATATCGAAGGAATCAAACTTGTTGACGAAAAAGGAAACGATGTCACTCCTGAAAAATTAAAACAAATTCAACGTGAAAAAGGGCTACATGGACGCTCCCTAGATGACCCAAAATCTTAA
- the glyS gene encoding glycine--tRNA ligase subunit beta, whose protein sequence is MTKNLLLELGLEELPAYVVTKSEMQLGEKVASFLKENRLSFESIQTFSTPRRLAVRVIGLAEKQEDLIEDFKGPSKKIALDENGEFSKAAQGFVRGKGLTTDAIEFRTIKGEEYVYVTKHENGKDAEEVLKDIPSVLSSLTFPVSMHWANHTFEYIRPVHTLTVLLDDNALDLDFLDIHSGQKSRGHRFLGKEVTIENANSYESDLKTVFVIVDPKERQQMILDQIKAIEIAENVAVDIDEDLLNEVLNLVEYPTAFMGTFDQKYLDVPEEVLVTSMKNHQRYFVVRDKNGHLLPNFISVRNGNSEYIENVIKGNEKVLVARLEDGEFFWKEDQKLNIEDLVAKLANVTFHEKIGSLSEHMARTKVIASHLAEKVGLSDQERQALDRASQIYKFDLLTGMVGEFDELQGIMGEKYALLAGESAMVATAIREHYLPNSAEGALPESKVGALLALADKLDTLLSFFSVDLIPSGSNDPYALRRATQGIVRILEAFGWNIPMDALVENCYQLPFESLTYTNKDQVMSFISARVDKMMGKAIPKDIRDAVLASTNYQVPQMLETAQALVSASQSQGYKTAVENLSRVFNLAEKAEQEPQINSDLFENDEEIALYKAIENLNLEGNAKEKVEQLFALNDVIVNFFDHTMVMVEDVNVKNNRLALLSSLVSKAQTLAQFNLLNSK, encoded by the coding sequence ATGACTAAAAATTTACTTCTTGAATTAGGTCTTGAAGAATTACCTGCATATGTCGTAACAAAAAGTGAGATGCAATTAGGTGAAAAAGTAGCATCCTTTCTGAAAGAAAATCGACTGTCATTTGAAAGTATTCAAACATTCTCAACACCACGTCGTTTGGCGGTGAGAGTAATAGGCTTAGCTGAGAAACAAGAAGATTTAATTGAAGATTTTAAAGGACCTTCTAAAAAAATTGCTTTAGACGAGAATGGTGAATTTTCAAAGGCTGCTCAAGGTTTTGTAAGAGGTAAAGGTTTAACAACCGATGCTATTGAATTCCGAACTATCAAAGGTGAGGAATATGTTTATGTCACAAAACATGAAAATGGTAAAGATGCAGAGGAAGTCTTAAAAGATATCCCATCAGTATTGTCTAGTTTAACTTTTCCAGTTTCAATGCATTGGGCTAACCACACATTTGAATATATTCGTCCAGTACATACTTTAACTGTATTATTAGATGATAATGCCTTAGATTTAGATTTCTTGGATATTCACTCTGGGCAAAAATCACGTGGACATCGTTTCTTAGGAAAAGAAGTTACTATCGAAAATGCCAATTCTTATGAGTCAGATTTGAAAACCGTTTTCGTCATTGTTGATCCTAAGGAACGTCAACAAATGATTCTTGATCAAATTAAGGCAATAGAAATTGCTGAAAATGTTGCCGTTGATATTGATGAAGACTTATTAAACGAAGTTTTAAATTTAGTTGAATATCCAACTGCCTTCATGGGAACCTTTGATCAAAAGTACTTAGATGTGCCGGAAGAAGTTTTAGTGACTTCGATGAAAAATCATCAACGTTATTTTGTGGTGCGTGACAAAAATGGCCATTTATTACCTAATTTTATCTCTGTCCGTAATGGAAACTCAGAATATATTGAAAATGTCATTAAAGGAAATGAAAAAGTTTTAGTGGCACGTCTTGAAGATGGTGAATTCTTCTGGAAAGAGGATCAGAAACTAAACATTGAGGATTTGGTAGCGAAACTAGCAAACGTCACTTTCCATGAAAAAATTGGTTCTCTCTCTGAGCATATGGCCCGCACTAAAGTCATTGCAAGTCATTTGGCAGAAAAAGTAGGTCTATCAGATCAAGAACGACAAGCCCTTGACCGTGCTAGTCAGATTTATAAGTTTGACTTGCTAACAGGAATGGTAGGTGAGTTTGATGAGTTACAAGGTATCATGGGAGAAAAGTATGCCTTGCTAGCTGGAGAGTCGGCAATGGTAGCAACAGCCATTCGTGAACATTATCTTCCAAACTCAGCTGAAGGCGCTCTTCCAGAAAGTAAAGTAGGTGCATTACTAGCATTGGCTGATAAATTGGACACTTTACTATCTTTCTTCTCAGTAGATCTTATACCAAGTGGCTCAAATGATCCCTATGCATTACGTAGGGCTACACAAGGAATAGTCCGTATTTTAGAAGCTTTTGGCTGGAATATTCCGATGGATGCTCTTGTTGAAAACTGTTATCAATTGCCATTTGAGAGCCTCACTTATACGAATAAAGATCAAGTGATGTCATTCATTTCTGCCCGTGTCGACAAAATGATGGGCAAAGCCATTCCAAAAGATATTCGTGATGCAGTGCTTGCTTCTACTAACTATCAAGTTCCACAAATGTTAGAAACGGCTCAAGCATTGGTAAGTGCTTCACAAAGCCAAGGCTATAAAACAGCAGTTGAAAACTTATCGCGTGTCTTTAATTTGGCGGAAAAAGCTGAGCAAGAACCTCAAATTAATAGTGACCTTTTTGAAAATGATGAAGAAATAGCTTTGTACAAAGCTATTGAAAACCTCAACCTTGAAGGCAATGCCAAAGAAAAAGTAGAACAATTGTTTGCTTTAAATGATGTTATTGTGAACTTTTTTGATCATACAATGGTTATGGTCGAAGACGTTAATGTCAAAAATAATCGTTTAGCACTCTTGTCTAGCTTAGTTTCAAAAGCTCAGACACTTGCACAATTTAATCTTTTAAATAGCAAGTAA
- a CDS encoding NAD(P)/FAD-dependent oxidoreductase, with protein MKKIHILGASFSGKACALKLAQLMPELEIILIDKEVDAQYIPNGVNDQLRGKIIDLAESKMELWNDEEICQRLIVTHAEVLEIRSKEQVLLLRYPNNELKIEPYETLICAMGSIAKSQYIKGSDLDGVLTTKTFKESQKALEMIKGKEDIIIVGAGIIGIDLAYSLSLQGKKVTLLEATDTIQFRQFDKEMMIPLQAEMEAVGIRIVKNVRVKEISQTNSGNLRLISDSGQSYEGERVLLAVNFRPNSHLLESVVERSLDKTVKVNKNLRTSDPHIYAIGDLIALPLSTIHLPYYSPLINQAIKTGQYLAYHLAGIDLPPLQQTKVIGSHSFNLYQSSVGLTEEEGSLYEDLVSHCQKIQSDDNSSALAWLKLIARRKDGRIVGCQIISKDNHLLLINQVAQAISIQLSDSELAFQDFVFLKGESEMAFLLHEAALGLFEKRLLL; from the coding sequence ATGAAGAAAATACATATATTAGGAGCCTCCTTTTCGGGGAAAGCTTGTGCTCTTAAACTGGCTCAACTCATGCCAGAACTTGAGATAATTCTCATCGATAAAGAAGTGGATGCTCAGTACATCCCGAATGGCGTTAATGACCAGCTACGAGGAAAAATAATAGACTTGGCAGAGTCCAAAATGGAGTTGTGGAATGATGAAGAAATCTGTCAGAGGTTGATTGTTACTCATGCTGAAGTTTTGGAGATTAGATCAAAAGAACAAGTGCTTTTATTACGTTACCCTAATAATGAGCTTAAAATTGAACCGTATGAAACGCTTATTTGTGCGATGGGATCTATCGCAAAATCGCAATATATTAAAGGCAGTGACTTGGATGGCGTATTAACCACAAAAACCTTTAAGGAAAGTCAAAAAGCTTTGGAGATGATAAAAGGAAAAGAAGATATTATCATCGTAGGAGCAGGGATTATTGGAATTGATTTGGCATATAGTTTATCATTACAAGGAAAAAAGGTAACCTTGTTAGAAGCTACTGATACAATTCAATTTCGTCAATTTGATAAAGAAATGATGATACCTCTTCAAGCAGAAATGGAGGCTGTCGGCATTAGGATTGTTAAGAATGTAAGGGTTAAGGAGATTAGTCAGACCAATTCAGGGAACTTGAGATTAATATCTGATTCTGGGCAAAGTTATGAAGGCGAACGGGTTCTTCTTGCAGTTAATTTCAGGCCTAATAGTCATCTTTTGGAAAGTGTTGTTGAACGGTCTTTAGACAAAACGGTTAAAGTTAATAAAAACTTAAGAACCTCAGACCCTCATATCTATGCCATTGGTGATTTAATTGCCCTACCCTTGTCAACTATTCATTTACCATATTATAGTCCTTTGATTAACCAAGCTATTAAAACTGGTCAATATTTAGCCTACCATTTAGCAGGTATTGATTTACCTCCTTTACAGCAGACAAAGGTTATAGGTAGTCATTCTTTTAACCTTTATCAATCTAGTGTAGGACTTACTGAGGAAGAGGGATCTTTATATGAAGATTTGGTTAGTCACTGTCAAAAGATTCAATCAGATGATAATTCTTCTGCTTTAGCCTGGTTAAAATTAATTGCTCGAAGAAAAGATGGCCGTATAGTAGGTTGTCAGATTATTTCTAAAGATAATCATCTATTGCTTATTAACCAAGTAGCACAGGCCATTTCTATCCAATTATCAGATAGCGAATTAGCCTTTCAAGACTTTGTCTTTCTCAAAGGAGAAAGTGAAATGGCATTCCTCTTACATGAAGCGGCTTTGGGCCTATTTGAAAAGAGGTTATTGCTATGA
- a CDS encoding MIP/aquaporin family protein: protein MDIFGEFLGTALLILLGNGVVAGVVLPKTKNNNSGWIVIATGWGIAVAVSAFISGKMAPAHLNPAVSIAFALNHTISWGTALSYSIAQMLGAMLGSLLVYLQYKPHYQAAENSADILGTFATGPAIKDTASNLISEIFGTFVLMLGILSFGLYDMPVGLGTLCVGVLIIGIGLSLGGTTGYAINPARDLGPRIIHAVLPIKNKGNSDWSYSWIPVVGPIIGACLAVLLFQIMK from the coding sequence ATGGATATATTTGGAGAATTTCTAGGAACAGCTTTGTTGATTCTTTTAGGAAATGGTGTCGTTGCAGGCGTTGTTCTACCTAAAACAAAAAATAATAACTCAGGTTGGATTGTTATTGCAACAGGTTGGGGAATTGCGGTTGCAGTTTCAGCATTTATTTCAGGCAAAATGGCACCAGCCCACCTTAATCCTGCTGTCAGCATAGCTTTTGCTTTAAATCATACCATTTCTTGGGGAACGGCTTTGTCTTATTCAATAGCTCAGATGCTGGGTGCTATGCTAGGTTCACTATTGGTTTATTTGCAATATAAACCACATTACCAAGCTGCTGAAAATTCAGCTGATATTTTAGGGACTTTTGCAACGGGTCCTGCTATTAAAGATACTGCTTCAAACCTAATCAGTGAAATTTTTGGTACCTTTGTACTTATGTTAGGGATTCTCTCTTTTGGTTTATATGATATGCCAGTAGGTTTGGGAACATTATGTGTAGGTGTCCTAATTATTGGAATTGGCTTATCACTCGGAGGAACAACAGGATATGCTATTAATCCTGCGCGAGATTTAGGTCCTCGCATCATTCATGCAGTTTTACCAATAAAAAATAAGGGTAATTCTGACTGGAGTTATTCATGGATTCCAGTTGTAGGTCCAATAATCGGTGCCTGTTTAGCAGTCTTATTATTCCAAATCATGAAATAG
- the glyQ gene encoding glycine--tRNA ligase subunit alpha has protein sequence MSKKLTFQEIILTLQQFWNDKGCMLMQAYDNEKGAGTMSPYTFLRAIGPEPWNAAYVEPSRRPADGRYGENPNRLYQHHQFQVVMKPSPSNIQELYLESLEKLGINPLEHDIRFVEDNWENPSTGSAGLGWEVWLDGMEITQFTYFQQVGGLATQPVTSEVTYGLERLASYIQEVDSVYDIEWSPGVKYGEIFLQPEYEHSKYSFEISDQVMLLENFEKFEKEASRALEEGLVHPAYDYVLKCSHTFNLLDARGAVSVTERAGYIARIRNLARLVAKTFVAERRKLGYPLLDEATRVELLKEEAE, from the coding sequence ATGTCTAAAAAATTAACATTTCAAGAAATTATTTTGACTTTACAACAATTTTGGAATGATAAGGGCTGTATGTTGATGCAAGCCTATGATAATGAAAAGGGTGCAGGTACAATGAGTCCCTATACCTTTCTTAGAGCAATTGGACCAGAACCTTGGAATGCTGCATATGTAGAACCAAGTCGTCGTCCTGCAGATGGCCGGTATGGTGAAAACCCTAATCGCCTTTACCAACATCATCAGTTCCAAGTGGTGATGAAACCTTCACCTTCAAACATTCAAGAATTGTATCTCGAATCGTTAGAAAAGTTAGGCATCAATCCATTGGAGCATGACATACGATTTGTTGAAGACAACTGGGAAAATCCATCAACAGGTTCAGCAGGATTGGGATGGGAAGTTTGGTTGGATGGAATGGAAATTACGCAATTCACTTATTTCCAACAAGTTGGTGGTTTAGCTACTCAGCCTGTAACTTCAGAAGTAACTTATGGTTTAGAACGCCTAGCTTCATACATCCAAGAAGTTGATTCTGTTTATGATATTGAATGGTCACCAGGCGTCAAATATGGTGAAATTTTCTTACAACCAGAATATGAGCATTCTAAATATTCTTTTGAAATTTCAGATCAAGTGATGTTACTTGAAAACTTTGAAAAATTTGAAAAAGAAGCAAGTCGCGCTTTAGAGGAAGGTCTTGTTCACCCAGCTTACGACTATGTATTAAAATGTTCTCATACCTTTAACTTGTTAGATGCTAGAGGTGCTGTATCAGTAACCGAAAGAGCTGGTTATATTGCACGGATCCGTAATCTTGCACGACTTGTTGCCAAAACCTTTGTAGCGGAGCGTCGTAAACTGGGTTATCCCCTTTTGGATGAGGCTACACGAGTAGAACTATTAAAAGAGGAGGCAGAATAA
- a CDS encoding isoprenylcysteine carboxyl methyltransferase family protein has protein sequence MVLIIMLSMFIVRLLFLKISIKNEKNILANGGREFGKINSQFLTLLHILVYFFATLEAILKKVPFDTWSLFGVSLMIFSLFVLYWVTQLLEGIWTVKLMIAKNHKFVDHWLFRYIKHPNYFLNICPELIGIALLCHAKVTAMVLFPLYAITIAIRIHEENRLIKEVIIPNGYLKKVLNT, from the coding sequence ATGGTTCTAATCATTATGCTAAGCATGTTCATTGTTAGATTACTATTTCTAAAAATATCAATAAAAAACGAAAAAAACATTCTTGCCAATGGAGGTAGAGAATTCGGTAAGATAAATAGTCAATTTTTAACATTGCTACACATATTAGTTTATTTTTTTGCGACACTTGAAGCCATTCTAAAAAAAGTTCCCTTTGATACTTGGAGTTTATTTGGAGTTTCTTTAATGATTTTCTCATTGTTCGTTTTGTATTGGGTTACCCAGCTACTAGAAGGAATTTGGACTGTAAAACTAATGATTGCAAAAAATCACAAATTTGTTGATCACTGGTTATTTCGCTATATTAAGCACCCCAATTATTTTCTAAATATTTGTCCAGAATTAATAGGCATAGCTCTGCTCTGTCATGCTAAAGTAACAGCAATGGTACTTTTTCCATTATATGCCATCACAATCGCCATTCGAATCCATGAAGAAAATAGATTGATTAAGGAAGTGATTATTCCAAATGGCTATCTTAAAAAAGTGCTTAATACTTAG
- the glpK gene encoding glycerol kinase GlpK, whose protein sequence is MSEEKYIMAIDQGTTSSRAIIFNKKGEKIASSQKEFPQIFPQAGWVEHNANQIWNSVQSVIAGAFIESSIKPGQIEAIGITNQRETTVIWDKKTGLPIYNAIVWQSRQTAPIADQLKEDGYTDLIHEKTGLVIDAYFSATKIRWILDHVPGAQERAEKGELLFGTIDTWLVWKLTDGAAHVTDYSNAARTMLYNIKELKWDEEILKLLNIPKAILPEVKSNSEVYGKTAAFHFYGGEVPISGMAGDQQAALFGQLAFEPGMVKNTYGTGSFIIMNTGEDMQLSENNLLTTIGYGINGKVYYALEGSIFIAGSAIQWLRDGLRMIETSPESEALALASTSDDEIYVVPAFTGLGAPYWNSNARGSVFGLTRGTTKEDFVKATLQSIAYQVRDVIDTMQIDSGIDIQQLRVDGGAAMNNLLMQFQADILGIDIARAKNLETTALGAAFLAGLAVGYWEDLDSLKELNETGQLFKASMNESRKEKLYKGWKKAVMATQIFAEE, encoded by the coding sequence ATGTCAGAAGAGAAGTACATTATGGCCATTGATCAAGGAACTACGAGTTCTCGTGCCATTATCTTTAACAAAAAAGGGGAAAAAATTGCCAGTAGCCAAAAAGAGTTCCCACAGATTTTTCCACAAGCTGGTTGGGTTGAGCATAATGCTAATCAAATTTGGAACTCTGTACAATCAGTCATAGCAGGTGCTTTTATTGAATCGAGTATAAAACCAGGTCAGATTGAAGCAATTGGAATAACCAATCAACGTGAGACCACAGTTATCTGGGATAAAAAAACAGGTCTTCCTATTTATAATGCTATAGTATGGCAATCTCGTCAAACGGCACCAATTGCTGACCAATTAAAAGAAGATGGCTATACTGATTTGATTCATGAAAAAACAGGTCTTGTCATTGATGCTTATTTCTCTGCAACAAAGATTAGATGGATTCTTGACCATGTTCCAGGAGCACAAGAAAGAGCTGAAAAAGGTGAACTGCTATTTGGAACGATTGATACTTGGTTAGTTTGGAAACTAACTGATGGGGCTGCACATGTTACAGATTACTCGAATGCGGCTAGAACAATGCTATACAATATTAAGGAGTTGAAATGGGACGAAGAGATTTTAAAACTTCTTAATATTCCGAAAGCTATTCTTCCAGAGGTCAAATCCAATTCTGAAGTTTATGGAAAAACTGCAGCCTTTCATTTTTATGGGGGTGAAGTTCCTATTTCGGGAATGGCGGGCGACCAACAAGCGGCATTATTTGGTCAATTAGCATTTGAACCAGGTATGGTAAAAAATACCTATGGAACAGGATCTTTTATCATTATGAATACTGGCGAAGACATGCAATTATCTGAAAACAATCTATTAACTACAATTGGTTATGGAATAAATGGTAAAGTCTATTACGCCCTTGAAGGTTCAATTTTTATAGCAGGAAGTGCTATTCAATGGTTACGTGATGGATTACGGATGATTGAAACCTCTCCAGAATCTGAAGCCTTAGCATTAGCTTCAACTAGTGACGATGAAATTTATGTTGTACCTGCTTTTACAGGTTTAGGAGCACCTTATTGGAATTCAAATGCACGAGGATCTGTTTTTGGATTAACACGTGGTACAACGAAAGAAGATTTTGTTAAAGCAACCTTGCAATCAATAGCTTATCAAGTTCGTGATGTCATTGATACGATGCAAATTGATTCTGGGATTGACATTCAACAACTCAGAGTTGATGGAGGTGCTGCCATGAATAATTTATTAATGCAGTTCCAAGCAGATATTTTGGGAATTGATATTGCTAGAGCAAAAAATCTTGAAACAACTGCTTTAGGAGCGGCCTTCTTAGCAGGTCTTGCCGTTGGTTACTGGGAAGATTTGGATTCTTTAAAAGAACTCAATGAGACTGGTCAATTATTCAAAGCAAGTATGAATGAATCTCGAAAAGAAAAACTATATAAAGGATGGAAAAAAGCAGTAATGGCCACACAGATTTTCGCTGAGGAATAG